The Palaemon carinicauda isolate YSFRI2023 chromosome 24, ASM3689809v2, whole genome shotgun sequence nucleotide sequence atacacacacatatacatatatatatatatatatatatatatatatatatatatatatatatatatatatatatatatatatatatatatatatatatgtatatatatatatatacacatatatatgcatatatatatatatatatatacatatatatatatatatatatatatatatatatatatatatatatatatatatatatatatatatatatatatgtatcaaaccacaatggcatttaatatcgagttTACCTTTGCAAATGTAtaaccactggaaattcatttatgataaatgaatttccaattTTGGGGATTAAGTACTTAGTGCAATTGTGGTTtgtatttacattaaataaaattcGGATTGCTAGTGATacttttgtaagaatatatatatatatatatatatatatatatatatatatatatatatatatacatatacatatgtatatacgtataaatatacatatatatatatatatatacatatatatatatatatatatatatatatatatatatatatatatatatatttataaatatatgtatatagagtatatatatatatatatatatatatatatatatatatatatatatatatttgtatatatatatatatatatatatataaatatatatatattatatatatatatatatatatatatatatatatatatatatatatatatacacacatatatatatatatatatatatatatatatatatatatatatatatatatatatacatgtatatatatacatatatatatatatatatatatatatatatatatatatatatatatacatatatgtatatatatatatatgtatatatatataatatatatatatatatatatatatatatatatgtatatatatataatatatatatatatatatatatatatatatatatatatatatatatatatatatatactgccgctataaagttattggatcctttgactagcctgaCTATAATCcattcgatccctctctctggttaatgctcctttttcctttacctacacataccaGAAATAGTCTGGctcattctttacagattatcgtcttccctcatacacctcacaacactgaaattaccaaacaactctcCTTCTCTTAATGGGCTAAATACTCTACTGTAATGGTTCTGTGGCTGCccacctcttggtaagggtagaaaagactctttgcaatggtaatcagctcttcaaggagaagggtactcaaaaattaaaccaattTTAtgtagtctcgggtagtgccatagccctgcagcatggtattccactgtcttgggttagagttctcttgcttgagggtacactcgtgcatactattttatcttattttttttctttcctcttgttttttgaaagggTGTATCGGGTAGGCTTATAGAAAGGCAATGGATGCctgttggtttatcaagaggttgtcttttccttatcttattatatttttttttaaaaccctCTTTAccgtcctccctttagttgaattggttatcctggagggtatttagccttgcctAGTGtctcggctcctccatgttgaccagattttccgattttttttttctatagtctatgggtttggtcaatgattttatttatatttctctatatattatcTTTGTagtcattcttgttaatttaatttttcagtATGATTTATCTTTTATATTACCATTAATTTCTATGCTTTCTTGAGATATTGAGAAAAACCGGGGACCAGTACGTCCTCGATTTCGTCAATGTTTTCTACTCTATTAGCAATATTCGTGGTCTCcaagcaaatattcaagaccttacagctgcgtccagccaatatgatattctttttgtgctcagaaactttagtttctaatatgaggcactcatttgagctccttgtaactggttttcagaagccaataatgtttaaacgcgatgccatccctaggccagcggaatggcagtgtatattaggactgaatacccagCTTTTCATAAGtcatgctatgaatgtggatgtcatgagattcaggtaataaaagtttgtggcaagcttAACAACatatatttgtgttcgatctaccaatccagacaaggatgattctatctacgattgtctttttaccatttttTCTAAGATACAAGATCATCGAAAGGCCTCTTTGGTGTTTattggtgatttaaatgctcaccatagggagtggttaaatttttcTCACCTATCGATCGCCatgtcttaagagctttagactttatctctaaatcaggctgtgagcaaatcataagtgatgctactcacaggtctggtaactacttggacctcGTTTACACTGACCCCCCAGGggttataacaaataaggttggctctccagttgggacatctgatcatgcattggtttcattagtagtgaagactgagcagtctgacCCCGATTCATTATGCTCATACAAGATTTATGTGAAATATCAAGTAGACTAGTATAAGAGTGTGTATGGTCTTTTTTCTTTTGGGCTCTAATTTGGCACAATTGTATATTAGTTTTGATCATAGCGTCCCTTtggatgagaatctagtcagcataatttataggtatatcccttctcatgtgctaaggtactgagtgaaggacaaaccatggttgaATGATGATTGTATATGTGCTTTTTtatgagaagcaggaggcctatcttctttAGAATGGTAATAAATCAGAttggacttggaataactatactcaacttgtAGTTTTCgctcagagagttcatgcttcaactgaaaaggagtacaatttaaccataaaagaaaccttttttgGTACAACCTAGGAGGATAAGTGGTAGAcaacccttaaatctacactctttggtgaagatgcaacagttatcctttacttaaactagaagactctgtcactcactgcccaaagaaaaaggcaaccgtTTAGGCAGATGTGTTTGACGGTAAGCAGCGTAataagaaactcaaacttcctcactCCTgatttcctgaggataaactaacttacatacatacatacatacatacaaacatacatacatacattcatacagacatacatacatacatacatacatacatacctacatttatatatttatctacttTTACCAAAGGAGATATGCATTTTTGCACTATACTACACTGTCCTTTTGCTTCAAGGTACTAGTATATAGCATTTTGCATTCAATATTGTAGATTAGTAATGCAATTTTATGTTATTCATACCAATTCAGGGTGAATACTGTTTTATGTTAAAGTGTAGCGCAGTTATTTCCCCTTAAATTAGTCATATTTGCCAATCTCCATGCAATTGTTTATGTTGATCGTTACCAACGTGTAATTATGTTATTTATTGCCAAATGATGCCATTTAATTAATTTATATTAGATGCATTTGGTTAATGATACACTGGCATTACCTGTTAACATAGAGATATTCTGCaatcttcatttcctatccttccTTAACCttgggttggttaagttccaaagcgggtactccattaccaatgtggtatcataaatgagacctcaactttcagaccatataacttccttattaataaatatatttcaaatccttaagtttcttattcaacaatattcattcctcaatattatgttagaAGTAAATTcaaaaccaatcattttaaatatttaatttggaaaatttaaaaaaataagtatataaaagtataaatatatagaaaataatatgtagaaaatatttacatcatACATAAGTAGCTTTGGTGAACTGTaaaataaagttgaatggcatggcatcattaatgccaattttcaaggtcctaggctgaaaaacacaaaatctgtgacaggggtgaaaatgggcactggcgcggcactcgatgaaggcactggggtggcactcgttgaaggcaaTTGGGTAGCACTtgaaaaggcactggggtggcacttgaaaaaaggcactggggtggcactcgaaaaacactctagtagcactgattgatggcacactggtggagatgggggccttccctgacgggctcctgaagggggtcgaggtcatgggagggtcatctatatcgttgtcgtcaccatcgttgcaaggtacaggcatcttaaccttcttcatagggaattgtatcctcttcttgctttgaaaatgagaagaaaggtgaaatggaggctcactctctgaagaggtgctagatggggtcgaataggagagtgctgagtgggaaaatttgcttacacttccctggtcgatggtgtccacctggggcacgtcaccatatttctgataaaaacacatgTCATCggcacactcaatattattaaaatcaccaagagattccaaaatctcgtcgagtcttttcctagaagggaatttcttctgcattttgccaacctgaacagttggaaattttttattttttttttatttttccccctatatacttgaacatctggcagcctagcacaaagatggcaacatcactgcatagcgacactattcaccaatgatcagtgaaaatctctttaactttcattaatatcaatttgagatatttagcaaaatgtaaaagCGTACGAAATTCAAATTTCAAttcagtttagtagtgtggtaccaaaattgagacccaaaaaaatttgaagagctacatctctgcgagtatctaaagctccgacttgtgcgtcctacccctgttgtatcataacaaagtcttatgcggcgcacctcgagaacgacgccacagacaaagcaacaggatgaaacctgggaaaaattgctttgcgcctgcaCCTAGTTCCAAATTttgggcctgttaacttacccagggttaatatGGAAACTGATATGTATTATTTCTTTCACCTTGTCAAATGACGTCTTCTCAGTGGTAATGGTAGTGAACTCACAACCCTTTTCTTCTTGACCCCCGCCCTCTCAAAACGTGTTCAGCCTCTATGGCATCCAAATTTTGTGGAGGTCAATCGTCTCCTGTGCTGCAGAGTTGTCCTTACTGCATGGCACATGTTAGACGCTGGAATGCCCTTTCATTGGCTAACAAGGTGGCTGGGTCTTTGGCTGGGCTGATTAGCTACCTTCTGAGTGGTAGATTTGTTAACTATTATGATGTATACATGACATGTCTCATGTTTCCTATTGTACAATTTTTTTAATTGCATTAATGATAACTGGTCTATACATATGTTTTGTTCCATACTATGATGATACGTGAGATCAATGTTTGgattataatttaaaatatataatttggtaCTGATAAAGCTATATCAACAGTTATAACTTCCATTATTTCCCCGTTTGGTAAGCATGGTATGGATAAACCAAAAACATGCAAAGCAAAATAATTATAATTGCCCCAAAACATTTGTGGGACCTGGTACAATATACACTGGTAATTGCAACATCATTTACAGCTTTGAGTTATTTTGGGACTAGGGACTAATTAATGGGTTAGGTTCAACATTAACTATAGGGCAACTGAAAACCAAATAACTATTACACACCTGGGGCGAACCAAGGGTCCTGGTTGGCCACTGACACTGGATTTCTTTCTCCCTGATGGAGAACGGCACTTAAATCTATTTCTCTATATGACTCAACGTGTCCTTGCTGCACCACTACTGTATATTTTGATTGATATCCACCTGCATCTTTTCCTCTTTACGTGCAGTCACCGTGCAAGCTCTTCATAGGTCAGTTGGGCAGAGTGGTAATTGAGCGGGCCTTCCCGGTAATCGTCCGATTCTTTTACGCAGTATTTTTGTACTTGGACACTCTACTGTAGCTCAGGTATGGGTGGTTTTGGAGCCATTTGCCAAGATTTCTTTACACTCTTTTAGGACGGGTGATGTAAGGGGACCTGTCCTACCATATTATTCCACCTCGTTATCCTCCTCTGTCAATAATGATgaggcttcttctgtctacagttCTGCCTCTTGCTGATACTCCTGTGATGCGGGAATATAGCTGTTAAAGCCACGTTATCATCTCCCATGTTCACGATTAGCCGGCTTGCAAGGTTCGACAACCAATCCTGATCAAGCACATGACCTGATGTCCTTGACAGATCCCCTAACAACACACAGGGGAACTCTTGCGATACTAACATCTCATGGCTTATATCGGTTGGTGGGGTTTGGTTAGTATGTTGGGCTTTTTCAGAACTTTCATCCCTTACACGTCCTTCTTGGTTATGGTGAGAGTGGTTGGCACAGCAGCAGACTTCGTTCGTGTCACAAAATGAGTATTTAGGCATTGCAGAGGTTTCTGGCATGGTGATAATTGGGCCGAGGTAGGTGCATTATCTAGCTAATAAAGTGGTTACTCTGAACGAGTTGTGAGAAGAGGCTAGTGAAACCCATAAGGCCTCGTTACACATGAGCGAGCCAGCTGGCATGACACGTCATGGGTGATGTGTGAATATATTTGTCAAAGAATGTTCTCTCCATCGACTGTGGTCGCTCGTATATTAGCAATCCTTCGAGCTTTTCATTCATCTTGTGTCCCGTGTCACACAATGTCCCATGCTTGTGCGACGTGCTCCTTAAGGGATCTTCGTGAACAAAGAGCAAGTACAACACATTGGCTTAGTGATCTATTATTTTTCACAAGTGGGAGGCTATCCTAATATCTAAAATATTCacgaagatcatatatatatatatatatatatatatatatatatatatatatatatatatatatatatatatatatatatatatatatatatatatatatatttaaatatatatatatatatagatatatatatatatatatatatatatatatatatatatatatatatatatatacatgtgagtgtgtttgtgtgtgtgtgcgggtatgaatatatatatatatatatatatatatatatatatatatatatatatatatatatatatatatatatatatataaatatatatatatatatatatatatatatatatatatatatatatacatatatatatatatatatatatatatatatatatatatatatatatatatatatatatatatatatatatatatatatatatatatatatatatatatgtatatttatatacatatggataagcAGGATCAGAGTGGAATGAATGATCAGGAAGAATCTGCAGAGGTAAAGCTCTTAGTGTTGAGGGAGCAAGTTAGGATTAGGGAGTTGGAGTATCAGGCTCTCCAATTTCAGgctacagagagagaaagagaaaggttaCATAAAATTGAGCAAAGAGCCCACGAGATAAAGGTTTTGCAACTAAAGTTGGAGCTAAAATCAAAAGAAGGTAGTGTTGATTCTCGTGAAGGGCCCAATGAGAAAGGTAAATTTAACTTGATGGGGGTATTAAAATTAGTTCCCAGTTTCGAAGAGGCAAGCGTGTCTGAATTTTTCAGTTCATTTGAACGGGTCGCCCGGAAATTAGAATGGCCCGTGGATATGTGGACCACTTTGGTCCAGTGCAGGTTTAAGGATAAGGCCCAGCGAGTATATAATGGGTTGAGTGAAGAATTATCTTTTGATTATGACACTGTTAAGGCAATCATACTCAAGGCTTATGatttggtaccagaggcgtactgcCAAAATTTTCGAAACTTCAGGAAAACCCATGACAGTACATTTGTGGAATTTGCTCGGAAGAAGGAGCAGTATTTTGATGACTGGCTCAAGTCCCGAGAGGTGAGTGATTTTTACAAACTGAGGGAACTCATGTTGGTCGAAGAATTCAAACTTTCTTTGTCTCGGGACCTTCGAACTCATTTGGAGGAACTTAAATTAGATGTGTTGCAAGAAGTGGCGATAGCAGCCGACGAGTATGCACTGACTCATCGTCAGGAGGGTAAATTGACAACCTATAATAAAGCAGGTGATGATGGTAACAGCTGGCTACAGCCCAGCTACGGTAAGAGAAAATAATCTGGGAAGAATGAGAATCTCGGATATAATTTTAGTAGTAGCGGTAGTCGGGTTAGTCCCCAAAGTagtaattttactaataaaaaatagGCAATCAACCTGTGATGGAAGTGCAAAGTGGtgagaattttaatttacaaaatgTTGATTGGGATTCCGAGGCTTTCAGACAGGCTCAGAATTTAGAATTTCACACTGATAATGACGAGGCTGCTTTTCAGGATATTACAAAACCTTTCTTTTTCAGGATCAATGATTTGTTGTATCGGGTCAGCCGAGCCAGGGAAGTTCCAGCTGATAAAGTAGAAGTGAAAAGGCAGTTATTGGTTCTCAAAAGGTATAGAGAAAAGTTATTGAGCTTGGCTCATGAGAGCAGTTTGTCAGGACATTTTGGGGTACGTAAATGCTTCCAGAAGTTAGCAGAATTATACTTCTGGCCAAGGATGCGCCGGGACGTGAAAAGGTTTGTATCGTCGTGTCAGGTGTGCCAACTGGTCGGGaaaccaaatcagaaaattccGAAAGCCCCGCTGATTCCCATTTCTGCTGTGGGAGAACCTTTCAGAGAGGTAATTATAGATGTGGTCGGACCCCTCCCACTGACGCGCGGAGGAtgtgaatatttattaacattagtagatagaatgtccaggtacccgGAAGCTATCCCGCTTAGGAGTGTGAAGGCAGAAAAGGTAGTGGAGGCGTTGATAAACTTCTTCACCAAATTCGGTATTCCAAAGGTCCTCCAGAGTGATTGTGGGACAAATTTCACAAGTAGGACGTTCAGAAGAAAAATGTTAGAGCTCAGAGTGAAACATATTACGTCATCGCCGTACCACCCCGAGAGTCAAGGTCAAGTCGAACGTCTGCACCAAACGTTAAAGTctgtattaaattttttttgttatgAACATGATACGGAGTGGGACAAAGATGTCCCTTATGCTCTGTTTGCTATTAGGGCGATGCCTAATGAATCTCTTGGTTTTTCCCCATTCCAGTTGGTGTTTGGGCATAATGTACGAGGCCCCCTCGATGTGGTGAGGGAACATTTAGAAAGTAATGGTATAAATGAGATTAATGTTATTGACTATTTTTCTAATTTACAGGAGAAGCTACGAAGTGCTTGGGAGTTCGCTCGGAATAATTTGGCAACCAGTCAATCTCGGATGAAATTTCAGTACGACTTAGGCACCATGTCACGTTCATTTGAGGTTGGTGATGAGGTTTTAGTCCTTCTTCCCCTCCCAGGGAATATGTTAAAAGCccagttttcaggtccatggaagatTTTGAAGAAACTGAACGAAGTTAATTATGTGATCGAAACTCCTCAGAGGAGGAGGAAGACCCAAATTTGCCACATAAATATGCTGAAACCATTAGTGAAGAGAAAAGGTACAGTAGATCCTGTAGCTGTAGTAAACGTCTATGAGGATTTAGAGGTAGGTACAGATAAATTTGATCAGGATAATTTTAAAAATCCGGTGGAATTGAGTAACCTTTCTGAGAATTCAACAATACTTAATAAATTACAGGAAAAGCTTCAACATTTAGAAGAAGTTCAGGTAAAATTATTAGTGAGTTTTATTAACGAATATAAATTTTTGTTTCAGGATTCCCCTGGCAGAAGTTGATAATACCAGCCCGATTAAGCAATGTCCTTACAGGCTGAATCCCTTCAAGAGGAACATCGTGCAAGCAGAGGTGAATTACATGCTCGATCACGACCTGATAAAACCCAATAgtagtccgtggagttctcctgtGGTTCTAGTTAAGAAGGAGAGTGACCAGCATCGGTTGTGCTTCGATTATAGAAGGCTGAATGAGGTTACCAAAACTGATTCTCATCCTTTACCGAGGGTGGAGGATTGTATAGATAGAATCGGCTCAGTGAAATATCT carries:
- the LOC137618352 gene encoding uncharacterized protein codes for the protein MEVQSGENFNLQNVDWDSEAFRQAQNLEFHTDNDEAAFQDITKPFFFRINDLLYRVSRAREVPADKVEVKRQLLVLKRYREKLLSLAHESSLSGHFGVRKCFQKLAELYFWPRMRRDVKRFVSSCQVCQLVGKPNQKIPKAPLIPISAVGEPFREVIIDVVGPLPLTRGGCEYLLTLVDRMSRYPEAIPLRSVKAEKVVEALINFFTKFGIPKVLQSDCGTNFTSRTFRRKMLELRVKHITSSPYHPESQGQVERLHQTLKSVLNFFCYEHDTEWDKDVPYALFAIRAMPNESLGFSPFQLVFGHNVRGPLDVVREHLESNGINEINVIDYFSNLQEKLRSAWEFARNNLATSQSRMKFQYDLGTMSRSFEVGDEVLVLLPLPGNMLKAQFSGPWKILKKLNEVNYVIETPQRRRKTQICHINMLKPLVKRKGTVDPVAVVNVYEDLEVEVDNTSPIKQCPYRLNPFKRNIVQAEVNYMLDHDLIKPNSSPWSSPVVLVKKESDQHRLCFDYRRLNEVTKTDSHPLPRVEDCIDRIGSVKYLSKFDLLKGYWQVGLTPRAQEVSAFVTGDGLYECKVMPFVMKNAAATFQRLMNLVTSKVKGCVVHIDDVVIYSDDWESHIKRIRALFEELKKTGLVIKLKKSEFARAKIVYLGHEVGLGKISVKQANVEAITEFPIPKNKRDVWLSQQSLIGLSRGVRTMKVY